A section of the Streptomyces sp. Je 1-369 genome encodes:
- a CDS encoding MazG-like family protein — protein sequence MDDERTRTSADSPVSPVSPVSPVSPDDPWGIVERLCTWLDAHNQQAPQAALLLRMLKLSEEVGEVAQAVIGATGQNPRKGTTHSWDDVRAELCDVIVTAMVALRTLTPDAAAVLADHLRRVDERSTATGGAKTAVPPGERQASVPVHDH from the coding sequence ATGGACGACGAGCGGACACGCACCTCAGCCGACAGCCCCGTAAGCCCCGTCAGCCCCGTCAGCCCCGTCAGCCCCGACGATCCCTGGGGTATCGTCGAGCGGCTCTGCACCTGGCTCGACGCGCATAATCAGCAGGCGCCCCAAGCAGCGCTGCTGCTCCGCATGTTGAAGCTGTCGGAAGAGGTCGGCGAAGTCGCGCAGGCGGTCATCGGCGCCACGGGGCAGAACCCGCGCAAAGGCACCACGCACAGCTGGGACGACGTGCGGGCCGAGCTCTGCGACGTCATCGTCACCGCCATGGTCGCCCTGCGCACGCTCACCCCGGACGCGGCGGCCGTCCTCGCCGACCACCTGCGCCGCGTCGACGAGCGTTCCACGGCAACGGGCGGCGCCAAAACCGCTGTTCCGCCCGGGGAACGGCAGGCTAGCGTGCCGGTCCATGACCACTGA
- a CDS encoding DoxX family protein codes for MTTCTCLDRRDLGLLLLRAGTGGVLAAHGAQKLFGWFGGGGLAGTGAFMESIGYAPGRLNAIVAGVCEAGGGALLALGLATPAAGSAAAGAMAGAAAVHAPNGFFSQGGGYEYPAFLGMVSAALAVTGPGRYSADHALGHSLNRAWMVPAALAGTAVGVLATIGARNKNVRAAAEGDDAT; via the coding sequence ATGACCACCTGCACGTGCCTGGACCGCCGAGACCTCGGGCTGCTGCTGCTCCGCGCGGGCACCGGCGGGGTGCTCGCCGCGCACGGCGCCCAGAAACTGTTCGGCTGGTTCGGCGGAGGCGGACTCGCGGGCACCGGCGCCTTCATGGAGTCCATCGGGTACGCGCCGGGCCGCCTGAACGCCATCGTGGCGGGCGTCTGCGAGGCGGGCGGCGGCGCACTCCTCGCCCTCGGCCTCGCGACGCCCGCGGCGGGCTCGGCGGCGGCGGGCGCGATGGCCGGCGCGGCCGCCGTGCACGCGCCGAACGGCTTCTTCAGCCAGGGCGGCGGCTACGAGTACCCCGCCTTCCTCGGCATGGTCTCCGCGGCCCTCGCCGTCACAGGCCCCGGCCGCTACTCCGCCGACCACGCGCTCGGCCACTCCCTCAACCGCGCCTGGATGGTGCCCGCCGCACTCGCGGGTACGGCGGTCGGGGTGCTCGCGACGATCGGCGCCAGGAACAAGAACGTCCGCGCGGCGGCGGAGGGCGACGACGCCACCTGA
- a CDS encoding nuclear transport factor 2 family protein, whose translation MSIQVNRLADPTVRAFVTAVNSHDKAAFDALLASGATMADDGTDRDVADWADREIFSCNGHMDVDSESDGGRVLTASYRNDTWGEMRTKWYFTVDDGKITRFETGQA comes from the coding sequence ATGAGCATCCAGGTGAACCGGCTCGCCGACCCCACGGTCCGCGCCTTCGTGACCGCGGTGAACTCCCACGACAAGGCAGCCTTCGACGCCCTGCTGGCGTCCGGCGCGACCATGGCGGACGACGGCACCGACCGTGACGTCGCCGACTGGGCGGACCGCGAGATCTTCTCGTGCAACGGCCACATGGACGTCGATTCGGAGTCGGACGGGGGCCGCGTGCTGACGGCCTCGTACCGCAATGACACGTGGGGCGAGATGCGGACGAAGTGGTACTTCACCGTCGACGACGGAAAGATCACCCGCTTCGAAACGGGCCAGGCCTGA
- a CDS encoding MOSC domain-containing protein yields the protein MGATVTAVSSNGTYSFTKPNRESVTLLTGLGVEGDVHAGTKVKHRFRVAQNPDQPNLRQVHLMHEELFDELAEDGFTVAPGELGENVTTRGIDLLGLPTGALLHLGDEAVLEITGLRNPCRQIDGFQAGLMKRVVGRDASGAVFHKAGVMSVVRRGGEVRPGDAIDIVLPEGPHHPLKTV from the coding sequence ATGGGCGCCACGGTCACTGCGGTCAGCAGCAACGGAACGTACTCCTTCACCAAGCCGAACCGTGAGAGCGTCACGCTGCTCACGGGCCTCGGCGTCGAGGGCGACGTACACGCGGGTACGAAGGTGAAGCACCGTTTCCGTGTCGCGCAGAACCCCGACCAGCCGAACCTCCGCCAGGTCCACCTCATGCACGAGGAGCTCTTCGACGAGCTGGCGGAGGACGGCTTCACCGTGGCGCCGGGCGAGCTCGGCGAGAACGTCACCACGCGCGGCATCGACCTGCTCGGCCTCCCCACCGGCGCCCTCCTGCACCTCGGCGACGAGGCGGTCCTGGAGATCACCGGCCTGCGCAACCCGTGTCGCCAGATCGACGGCTTCCAGGCCGGTCTGATGAAGAGGGTCGTCGGCCGTGACGCGTCGGGGGCCGTCTTCCACAAGGCGGGCGTGATGAGCGTCGTGCGCCGGGGCGGCGAGGTCCGGCCCGGCGACGCGATCGACATCGTCCTGCCGGAGGGCCCGCACCACCCCTTGAAGACCGTCTGA
- a CDS encoding class I SAM-dependent methyltransferase has product MTTETAETSEDSENSNDGDQPPRLTRLTFHGPLSETRAQRIVERLTASGPRTVLDLGCGWGELLLRILEAAPGATGIGVDIKGEDLDRGRAAAKERGLDGRVRFVEETAKDTARGPADVVLCLGASQALSSAAPARAAAEALRALRGLVNPGGRVVLGEGFWEREPTARELAGMWPDADAGDHLYLGDLVDAAVEAGFRPLWVETAGVDEWEEFESGYRSDVEEWLAAHPDHPEAAGTRARVDAQRASWLRGYRGVLGITYLTLAPVG; this is encoded by the coding sequence ATGACCACTGAGACCGCTGAGACCAGCGAGGACAGCGAGAACTCCAACGACGGCGATCAGCCGCCGCGCCTCACCCGCCTCACCTTCCACGGCCCCCTCTCCGAGACCCGCGCGCAGCGCATCGTCGAGCGCCTGACGGCGTCCGGGCCCCGTACCGTGCTCGATCTGGGCTGCGGATGGGGCGAGTTGCTGCTCCGCATCCTCGAAGCCGCCCCCGGGGCCACCGGCATCGGCGTCGACATCAAGGGCGAGGACCTGGACCGCGGCCGCGCCGCCGCGAAGGAGCGCGGGCTCGACGGGCGGGTCCGGTTCGTCGAGGAGACGGCGAAGGACACCGCTCGCGGCCCCGCCGACGTCGTCCTGTGTCTCGGCGCGAGCCAGGCCCTCAGCTCGGCCGCGCCCGCCCGGGCCGCCGCCGAGGCGCTCCGCGCGCTGCGCGGCCTGGTCAACCCGGGCGGTCGTGTCGTACTCGGCGAGGGCTTCTGGGAGCGCGAACCCACCGCGCGGGAGCTGGCCGGGATGTGGCCGGACGCCGACGCCGGTGATCACCTGTACCTGGGCGACCTCGTGGACGCGGCGGTCGAGGCCGGGTTCCGCCCGCTGTGGGTGGAGACCGCGGGCGTGGACGAGTGGGAGGAGTTCGAGTCGGGCTACCGTTCCGATGTCGAGGAGTGGCTGGCCGCGCACCCCGACCACCCGGAGGCCGCCGGGACCCGCGCGCGCGTGGACGCCCAGCGTGCGTCCTGGCTGCGCGGCTACCGCGGCGTGCTCGGCATCACCTATCTGACCTTGGCACCCGTGGGCTGA
- a CDS encoding lamin tail domain-containing protein yields the protein MRIRTTAPAVLAAAALSVSLLAASPASAATARHQGGLHLGTIQYDSPGRDSRSNSSLNAEWVNIHNSGRSAVQLKGYKLKDNTGYTYTFGSYKIGAGKTVKVRTGKGSNASGVRYWGRTNYVWNNTGDKARLIKPSGSQLDSCSWARTGSGSISCH from the coding sequence TTGCGCATACGCACCACGGCCCCCGCCGTCCTCGCCGCTGCCGCCCTGTCGGTGTCGCTGCTCGCCGCGTCTCCCGCCTCGGCGGCGACGGCTCGTCACCAGGGCGGGCTGCACCTCGGCACCATCCAGTACGACAGCCCGGGCCGGGACAGCCGTTCGAACTCCTCGCTGAACGCGGAGTGGGTGAACATCCACAACAGCGGCCGCTCGGCGGTCCAGCTCAAGGGCTACAAGCTGAAGGACAACACCGGCTACACGTACACCTTCGGCAGCTACAAGATCGGCGCCGGCAAGACTGTCAAGGTCCGCACCGGCAAGGGCTCCAACGCGTCCGGCGTGCGCTACTGGGGTCGTACCAACTACGTCTGGAACAACACCGGCGACAAGGCCCGCCTGATCAAGCCGAGCGGCTCGCAGCTCGACTCCTGCTCGTGGGCGCGGACCGGCTCGGGCTCCATCAGCTGCCACTGA
- a CDS encoding SDR family oxidoreductase: protein MNAERTAPSNGSGTTPSAASSKVAVVTGAGSGIGRSVALELLAAGWTVALAGRRTETLEETAALAAAESGARDDAVVCVRTDVSRPEDVAALFSRVATDFGRLDLLFNNAGTFGPGGVPVEELPYDAWRHVVDTNLNGAFLCAQAAFRQMKEQTPQGGRIINNGSISAHAPRPNSVAYTATKHALTGLTKSLSLDGRPYRIAVGQIDIGNAATDMTERMQSGILQANGELASEPVMDVTDVARTVRHMAELPLEANIQFATVLATNMPYVGRG from the coding sequence ATGAACGCTGAGCGAACTGCCCCATCGAACGGGTCGGGGACCACCCCTTCCGCAGCCTCTTCCAAGGTCGCGGTGGTGACCGGAGCCGGGTCCGGAATCGGCCGCTCCGTCGCCCTCGAACTGCTCGCCGCGGGCTGGACCGTGGCGCTCGCGGGCCGCCGCACGGAGACGCTGGAGGAGACGGCCGCGCTCGCGGCGGCCGAGTCGGGCGCGCGGGACGACGCGGTCGTCTGCGTCCGCACGGACGTGTCGCGCCCCGAGGACGTGGCGGCCCTCTTCTCCCGCGTCGCCACCGACTTCGGCCGCCTGGACCTCCTCTTCAACAACGCGGGCACGTTCGGCCCCGGCGGCGTCCCGGTCGAGGAGCTCCCCTACGACGCGTGGCGCCACGTCGTCGACACCAACCTCAACGGCGCGTTCCTGTGCGCGCAGGCGGCGTTCCGCCAGATGAAGGAGCAGACCCCGCAGGGCGGTCGCATCATCAACAACGGCTCCATCTCGGCCCACGCCCCCCGTCCGAACTCGGTCGCCTACACGGCGACGAAGCACGCCCTGACCGGCCTGACGAAGTCCCTCTCCCTGGACGGCAGGCCGTACCGGATCGCGGTCGGCCAGATCGACATCGGCAACGCCGCGACCGACATGACCGAACGCATGCAGTCCGGAATCCTCCAGGCGAACGGCGAGTTGGCGAGCGAGCCGGTGATGGACGTGACGGACGTGGCCCGCACGGTACGGCACATGGCGGAACTGCCACTGGAGGCGAACATCCAGTTCGCGACGGTGCTCGCGACGAACATGCCGTACGTGGGGCGGGGCTGA